A genome region from Salvelinus sp. IW2-2015 unplaced genomic scaffold, ASM291031v2 Un_scaffold1574, whole genome shotgun sequence includes the following:
- the LOC112071307 gene encoding MARCKS-related protein 1-A: MGAQFSKGGVAVDGKAVDDPAVAKTNGQENGHVKTNGDVSAKPDGDAASVDGNGTAEPAKEGETDAIEAAPAAEGEVAKVEGEAAKDAKKKKKKFSLKNSFKGISLKKTKKSSEEEAASPTAEDKPEENGHAAKETSAAEPVAEAKEEATLAPEGEAVAAEAAPAEEAPAEEAAAPAEVTTPAASETEPKTE; encoded by the exons ATGGGAGCTCAGTTTTCCAAGGGTGGAGTAGCTGTTGATGGAAAAGCCGTCGACGACCCGGCTGTCGCTAAAACAAATGGCCAG GAGAATGGCCATGTTAAAACCAATGGAGATGTCTCTGCCAAGCCCGACGGGGACGCAGCTTCCGTAGACGGGAATGGCACAGCCGAGCCAGCCAAAGAGGGCGAGACAGACGCCATCGAGGCTGCTCCTGCTGccgaaggagaggtggccaaggTCGAGGGAGAGGCCGCCAAGGatgccaagaagaagaagaagaagttctCCCTGAAGAACTCCTTCAAGGGCATCTCGCTGAAGAAGACCAAGAAGAGCAGCGAGGAGGAGGCCGCCTCCCCCACGGCGGAGGACAAGCCAGAGGAGAATGGCCACGCAGCAAAGGAGACGTCAGCCGCCGAGCCTGTGGCAGAGGCCAAGGAGGAGGCCACCCTGGCGCCAGAGGGTGAGGCTGTAGCAGCAGAGGCCGCTCCCGCAGAGGAAGCCCCTGCCGAGGAGGCCGCTGCCCCCGCAGAGGTCACGACACCCGCAGCATCTGAGACCGAGCCCAAGACAGAGTGA